The following are from one region of the Oncorhynchus masou masou isolate Uvic2021 chromosome 24, UVic_Omas_1.1, whole genome shotgun sequence genome:
- the slc35a3a gene encoding solute carrier family 35 member A3a — translation MASSRLKYLSLGVLVFQTTSLVLTMRYSRTLQGDGHRYLASSAVVVAEFMKIITCLLLVFKEHSYSVRALSSILRQEIAHKPIETLKLAIPSGIYTLQNNLLYVALSNLDAATYQVTYQLKILTTALFSVSMLGRRLGVYQWLSLLILMAGVALVQWPSESPGTPEKEQLSAGSQFVGVAAVLVACFSSGFAGVYFEKILKETKQSVWVRNIQLGMFGLVFGLMGMFAYDGERVQESGMFQGYNTVTWIVVALQALGGLVIAAVIKYADNILKGFATSLSIILSTLISYFWLQDFDPTSVFFMGAVLVITATFLYGYEGKPSPNPSRA, via the exons ATGGCATCCTCCAGGCTGAAGTACCTGTCTCTGGGGGTGCTGGTGTTCCAGACCACCTCTCTGGTGCTGACCATGCGCTACTCCCGCACCCTGCAGGGGGACGGTCACCGCTACCTGGCCTCCTCGGCTGTGGTGGTGGCTGAGTTCATGAAGATCATTACCTGTTTGCTGCTCGTCTTCAAGGAGCACA GCTACAGTGTTCGGGCTCTGAGCAGTATTCTGAGGCAGGAGATAGCCCACAAACCTATAGAGACCCTGAAGCTGGCCATTCCTTCTGGGATCTACACCCTACAGAACAACCTGCTCTACGTGGCTCTGTCTAACCTAGATGCTGCCACCTACCAG GTGACCTACCAGCTGAAGATCCTTACCACAGCTCTCTTCTCAGTGTCCATGCTGGGCCGGAGACTGGGTGTGTACCAGTGGCTCTCCCTGCTCATCCTCATGGCTGGGGTTGCACTTGTGCAG TGGCCCTCTGAGTCCCCTGGGACCCCTGAGAAGGAGCAGCTGTCTGCGGGGTCCCAGTTTGTTGGCGTGGCGGCGGTGCTGGTGGCCTGCTTCTCCAGTGGCTTTGCTGGCGTTTACTTTGAGAAGATCCTCAAAGAGACAAAACAGAGTGTCTGGGTCCGCAACATCCAACTGG gaATGTTTGGCCTGGTGTTTGGTCTGATGGGGATGTTTGCGTACGATGGGGAGAGGGTCCAAGAGTCTGGGATGTTCCAGGGATACAACACAGTCACCTGGATAGTGGTGGCTCTGCAG GCACTAGGAGGGCTGGTTATAGCAGCTGTCATCAAGTATGCAGACAACATCCTGAAGGGTTTCGCTACGTCACTCTCCATCATTCTGTCAACACTCATATCCTACTTCTGGCTGCAGGACTTCGACCCAACTAG TGTGTTCTTCATGGGTGCAGTGCTGGTCATCACGGCCACCTTCCTGTATGGCTACGAGGGCAAGCCCTCCCCCAACCCCAGTCGTGCCTAG
- the fam78bb gene encoding protein FAM78B → MGCIQSIACKSRIKRENIVVYDVSATIDHSPTIIEENSPIVLRYKTAYFKASARIVMPPIPRNETWVVGWIQACTQMEFYNTYNDIGMSSWELPELREGLVRAISDSDGVSYPWYGNTTETVTLAGPTSEPLRFTVSMNDNFYPSVTWAVPISDSNLPLLTRIKRDQSFTTWLVALNTATREKILLQTVKWRMRVDILVDPSMPLGSRATLTGWTHQDQPRVLTHMEPIPPNALGRPNANDAQVLMWRPRKGPPLVVIPPK, encoded by the exons ATGGGCTGCATACAGAGCATCGCCTGTAAATCGCGCATCAAACGCGAAAACATAGTGGTCTATGACGTTTCCGCCACTATCGATCACTCCCCGACAATCATTGAGGAGAACTCTCCTATAGTGTTGCGCTACAAGACGGCCTATTTCAAGGCCTCTGCACGGATAGTGATGCCCCCTATTCCCCGTAATGAGACTTGGGTGGTGGGTTGGATCCAGGCATGCACACAGATGGAATTCTACAACACCTACAATGACATTGGCAT GTCTAGCTGGGAACTACCAGAGCTGCGTGAAGGTCTTGTGAGGGCCATCAGTGACTCAGACGGGGTGAGCTACCCCTGGTACGGCAACACCACCGAGACGGTCACCCTGGCGGGGCCCACCTCCGAGCCCTTGCGCTTCACCGTCAGCATGAACGATAACTTCTACCCCAGTGTGACCTGGGCCGTGCCCATCAGCGACAGCAACCTGCCCCTGCTCACCCGCATCAAGAGGGACCAGAGCTTCACCACCTGGCTGGTGGCCCTCAACACGGCCACGCGGGAGAAGATCCTGCTGCAGACGGTCAAGTGGCGCATGAGGGTGGACATCCTGGTGGACCCCTCCATGCCCCTGGGCTCCAGAGCCACCCTGACGGGCTGGACGCACCAGGACCAGCCCCGCGTCCTAACCCACATGGAGCCCATCCCCCCCAACGCCCTGGGGAGGCCCAACGCCAACGACGCCCAGGTGCTGATGTGGAGGCCCAGGAAGGGCCCACCCCTAGTGGTCATCCCTCCTAAgtag